The Anolis carolinensis isolate JA03-04 chromosome 1, rAnoCar3.1.pri, whole genome shotgun sequence genome window below encodes:
- the c1h2orf66 gene encoding uncharacterized protein C2orf66 homolog: protein MRKLVILVQCVTLIFRGLSQGAPLRPDETWKSLDNPRNREMFFRTLKAYVSGKDLNLLKFPDGFSVNDKPKPVAFHLDPVASAYADFEEQKNSLTHYLKN, encoded by the exons ATGCGGAAGCTGGTGATCTTGGTCCAATGCGTGACCCTGATTTTCAGAGGGTTGAGTCAAGGAGCTCCATTACGGCCCGACGAGACGTGGAAATCTCTGGACAACCCTAGAAACAGAGAAATG TTTTTCAGAACTCTCAAGGCTTATGTTTCTGGGAAAGACTTGAATCTCCTAAAGTTTCCAGATGGTTTCTCAGTTAATGATAAACCTAAACCAGTTGCTTTTCATTTGGATCCTGTTGCTTCTGCATATGCAGATTTTGAAGAACAGAAAAACTCACTTACACATTATCTCAAAAACTGA